TCCCAGGGTAAGATTCACCCTCTCAATTTGGCCATTAGCTTGAGGGGACCCTGTGGCAATCTTAATATGCTTAACGTTATTCTGAGTTACAAACATCTCGAACTCTGATGACGTGAAACAGCTTCCTCTATCCGACACTATGGAAAAGGGTCGACTGTAGGCCCTAAAATAGTCTTTAAGAGCTAACACCGCTTCTTTGGTATTCGTTGTCTTTGTTGGATATAGTCTGACGAATTTCGTAAAACcatcaataataacaaacaagttTTTTCCCCGACTTTGGCGAATACGCAACACACTTTAAGCAATTGCTAATGTGTTTCACAACTTTCTCCTTTATGTTAGGAAACCAATATGCTTTCGAAATGGCATCCATTACTTTATCTCTGCCGATATGACCTAGTTCGTTATGATACTTGAAAAGGATTGACCCTTCCATTTCACTCGgtacacaaaacaacaaacttTCGTCATTGGTTTTCCTGTAAATTATTccgtttctcatttcaaaTAACTTATCCTCAGCAAATTCcaacttttttttcacttcCCACAACCTTTCGTCCCTGTTCTGGCATATAACAAGATTGTCTTCAAAACTATTTGTATCTACAACAAGTATGTTTGTACATCTACTAAGCGCATATACATGTTGCATCTGTTTGCCTGCACTGTGCACTACTTCATAATCATAATTCTGTAGCTCAAGAGCCCATCTTGCAATTCTTGGgtttaattcaattcgattgagagtgagagtcatcgaattacaatctgtaattactttaaaatatcttccCAGTAAATACACTCTGAACCTGCGGACTGAATATACTATTGCCAAAGTCTCTAATTCGAAACTGTGGTACTTTGATTCTACATCAGACGTCCGTTTTGAGAAATAGAAAACAGGGTGcagttttttgtcttctttcctTTGCATTAACATTGCCCCAAAGCCTAACGCGCTCGCATCACAATGCAGCTCTACTTCGTCCTTGTGGTTATATATTGCCAACACCGGCGATTCTACTAATTTATCTTTGAGCAACGAAAAACATTCCAGCTCTTCCTTTCCAAATTTAAACACCCTATCTTTCTTCAATAGGTCATAGAGTGGGTTTGCAATTAACGAAAAGTTTCTAATAAAACGACGAAAATAAGAAGTCAATCCCAAGAAACTTCTTACTGTGTGAACATTTGTTGGTATGGGAAAACTCTTAACTGCATCTACGCCTTTGTCATCGGCTCTAATGCCCTCTTCCGATATGAGAAATCCCAAGTATTTAATGCTTGACTGAAAGAACTCACACTTATCTATACGCAACTCCAGCTTAATTCTGATTATCCTTCTAAAAACTTCTTCCAGTATATCCAGGTGCTCCTCGGCAGTTCTACTGGCTACCATGATATCATCTTGATACACTATTACTTTACTATCTCTAATCATATCTGTAAAAATGTTGTTCACAAATCTTTGAAACACTGATGATGAGTTTTTCAGACCCATTGGCATCCTGAGGAACTCAAACTGGCCTAACGGAGTGACGGAAGATGTATATTTAACTGAATTTTCCTCCATAAACACGTGAAAATAGCCATCTTTTAGAtccaatttagaaaaaaaacgtTTGTCGCCAAGCTTGTCTAATAAATCGTCTATCAGAGGTATAGGGTAGTTATCTTTCACCAAAACTTTGTTCAATCTCCTAAAGTCAATGCACAACCTTAACTCGCCAGCTTTCTTAGGCACCAACACAATGGGTGATGCATACTCCGACTCACTAGGGCGAATGATCTTCTTCTCCAAGTACCCGTCTAACATCGCCTGCAATTTCCCTTTCTCAGAATATGACAATCTTCTAGGCGCACAATTGAATGACTTCGAGCCCTCCAAGTTGAGtttcatttcacattttaCATCATGCAACTCAGGCCTTTGTGCTACCAAATATAAACTCTCAAACAATTGCCCAAACTTTTTCCGgattttaaaatctaatcTTTCACCTATTTTGCAATCAACTCCTGTGTTGAAACACTCGATATTTAacaattcaaattttatttcgcTTAGAGATTGGTCAAAAGtggtttcttttctttctttacattttctaTCACATCTAACTTTTTCATTGACCAACTCAATAACAGCTTCATTCCTACTTTTCGTAACCATTTTGCTTCTTTCTCCAATCTCTGTTTCACTAACAATCTTGCTATCAATTTCATTCACCATTTCGTTAATAATTTCGCTATCATTTCCCTTAACTATTTCGCTAACAATTTCCTCGTCCTCACCTTCGGGGTTACATTCTTTGGTGACTATTCTATTCTTACAATTTTTTCCCTTACCAATTTCATCAACTATTCTCTCAACATTTACATTTCTAGCTATTTGCAAATCTGTATGGCATGTCTGCAATAGAGGTGGGAAACTATCGATGGCACTATCGACACTATCGATGGTTGAGCACTATCGAGTCGACTCACTATCGATGGTCATGCAGTACCGATAGTGTATCGATAGTGCCTCGATAGTGTCACCAATAGTTGTGAAATAAATTCCGCGTTTTGAAAAAGTGGCGTCGCTTGGCTGGTGAAAAATTTTCTTGCTTtcaattacaaaacaaaaacataattttaaagaaatggaTCGCTTTCTCCAAATGGGTAATAAAAATAAGAGTAGTTGAAGCAATTTCAAAGCAACTATTAATATGTGTGTTTTATAATAGGCAAACGCCGCAATTCGAAAGAAACATGCGATTGCAGCTCATCGGAATCGGAAAAGAGCTCTGCGGTTACAACATCTAGccataaattgaaaaagaaaacaaaaatatctgATGTGTGGAATTACTTTAAAAGATCAGATGATAAAAAATTTGCGAAGTGCTTAAATTGTGAAAAGGAGTACAAGACAAGCGGAAATACGTCCAACTTGCGGGATCACCTGAAACGGTTTCATCCTAGTTTAAGGGACGATGAAAGGAATTCCGCTAATTATGGAGATCAGGGCGACAGCATATTAtccaccagcagcagctgccgaTCAAGTATGAGATCTTTAGATTCATACATTAAAAACTCTGTCCTGTACGATTCCAACTCAtcgcgaaaaaaaaatattgataaaaCTTTAGCGGAGATGGTTGCCTTGGACGTACAACCGTATAGCATAGTAGAGGATCGTGGATTCATCAAGTACAGCAAAATTTTGGATGCCAGGTACAAGCTGCCAAGTCGCCGTCATTTACAAAGTGTGCTGATGATggatttatttaaagaaactTCGGCAAAGCTTTCAACCATTCTAGAAGAAGTTTCTAGTGTTGCTGTTGCGTGTGACATATGGTCGTCACGTGCCAACATAAGTTTTTTAACAGTGACTAGCCACTTTATTCATGAGTTCACTCTTAAAACAGCTTCATTGGCAACAAGAAAGCTATTGGATGCCACGAACCATGCAGCTCAAAATATTGCGAATACTTTGCAAGAAGTTTTAAATTCTTGGGGTTTGTTTGACAAAACTGAGTGTATTGTCACGGACAATGCCAGCTCCATGATCAAAGCTTGCGAGCTGTTAAAGATTCGTAACATTCCCTGCTTTGCTCACACGTTAAATTTGGTTGTTCAAGACGGTCTAAATTTCGACGATGACGAAAAAACAATGGcaataatttcaaaatgtaaagcaattgtaaaattgttcaaaaAAAAGCACTATTGCTAATGAAAAGTTTAAGATGGCGCAAGAAAAGTTTGGGTATTCACTTTTACAAGAAACTCCAACTAGATGGAATAGTTTCTTTTATATGATTCAACGAATACTGGCGACCCATGATGAAATTGCAGTAGTACTATTGTCTACATCCAATGCACCACTCCCATTTCAAGCGGAGGAAATTGATGTTTTGAAGGACATGGAAAAAATTCTTACAGTATTTGAAGAAGTTAGCAAAAGAATATCTGGTGGGAAATATGCTACGATTTCGCTTATAATTCCCTTGACAGATGTACTTATTCGTAAAACGCATACTATTTCTTCGGATGTGCACACTGAAGTTGGACAAAAAATGGTCACTGTTTTATTAGATTCAATCGTAAAACGTTTATCgccatatgaaaaaaaaactgcgaTGAGAATGGCGACAATTTTAGATCCCCGATTTAAAAAGATTGGGTTTCAACATATGTCAAATGCCGAACAAGCTGCACATTGTTTCGAAAACGAGTTGACGGCTTTAATGAACAAAGATAGTTCAAATGACACAAATGTGGAACCCATCTCAACAAATAAGGACCCGCTTTTCGACTATATTGGGAACAAAGCCCGTTCCATGGCTAGAAACACGCGATCGGATGCTATCATTGCGAAGAGGCAGTATTTGGAAAGGCCCTTAAGCCAACAAGATGTTGATCCCCTATTATGGATGAaagtaaattataaaattttaaatatcaatatccaaaaattaatttgttctcattaatatttttcttaggtTAACCAGACGGACTTTCCTGCAATAATAACGTTGATGTTAAAATACTTTTGCATTCCGGCCACTTCTGTCCAGTCAGAGCGGGTATTCAGCAAGGCAGGGCAAATAGTATCAGACCGCAGAACACGTCTAAAGGAGGAGAATGTGaacattttgttatttttaaaccaaaatcTTTGGCTTACTTCCTCGGAAACCACCGAATAAGCGACgcaaaacatatatatgtacatataaataattaaaaacattaaactatgtttttgaaaaattaattttagttgttttatgtagGTCACTATCGAGGCACTATCGATGGCACTATCGAGGCACTATCGATGGTTTGGTAAAAAACTATCGCTGCTATCGATGGTGCCGACTATCGATAGTTTCCCACCTCTAGTCTGCAATGAGAAGGACTCAAACTCCAACCGCTCTCCAAGTTCATTTTCGCCTTCTCTCCTTTCAAGTGAAACCATTTTCAAGGCATTTAAGTCTAACTTAATATTACATGCTTTCATAAAATCTCTTCCCAAAATTACTTCATGGCTCATAGACTCATTATCAACGACTATTAAATGAAAGAAtacttttattgaatttttgaaaacaaaacacttgACTTTTCCATATGACAAAAGTGGACTCTTATTTAATCCGTAATATTTTTGATTAAGTGAAATTAAATGTATCTTTTCTGGTAAACAAGAGATTTTCATAAGTGAAACATCACTGCCTGAGTCTATGAAGCAAGCTGTAATTAAGTAAGGATTAGTTGgtgttttaaaataaatctTAACATATCTTACATCGTCGCATCCTTTAGCTAGCTTCTCTTTATTAAGTGGACCCAATGATCCAAGGCACCGCATCCAAAGCAGGACCCTGGCACTCTGTCGGGTTTCTTACAGTCCTTGCTCATGTGGCCCTTCGAGTTGCAGTTGTAGTAACGGAAATCTTCTTTGGAACGTCTGCCCGTAGTGGCCACCTTTGTAGTTTCACTTACTGCTCGCTGTACCGGTAGCTGAATGCCTGAAAATGCACGGCGTAATTCGGCAAAGCACTTGAATCCTTGAATCTGCGCTTGAATGCGGAGTCCCTCCACAGGAATCCCTTCAATGGCTTTGTCTACTCGCTTCTCTTCGCTCTTCGACAGCCTGGCCTTCTCATCGATGTAACTGACGAAACTCTCATTGGTGCTCCAAATTCGAGACTCGAATAGGCGCCTGGCATCTGCTTGAGACACAGTTTTCCCGAACGACTCGACAAGCTGCTCACAGATGTTGTCCACGGGTTCCAAAATGCGCGTACCATTGGCATGTAGCCACTCATGAGCCCGTCCTTTATGCTTAGAGACTAGAAGCATGTGCATTTGTACACCTTTGATTCCATATACACCGCTTATATTTGTCAGCTGCGTTTCCCACCTCTGATTCCCACCTTTGATTCCATATACACCGCTTATATTTGTCAGCTGCGTGACCCATTTCTTTCCACACGAGTTCCCATTAAATTCCAACAACGCTTCCTTTGctaattggaattttgcaGATGACGAAAAACCGCTTTCCAACATTTCCTCCGAATGTTGGTTTACCAACACTAGTTCACGACGCTGGTTTTGCGCGCCAACTGGTTCTGGTTCACGACGCTGGTTTTGCGCGCCAATTAGTTCTACTGCCATCTTGTTTCGCTGCCGTTGTCGTTCGCGCAACATTCGTTGCTCGTCGGCACTGAATCGTGCGTTTCGTTTTGCGTCTGGCGTTGAGGCGCCACTATGTCGAACAATTGTGGTCGCAGTAAATGGCACAATTTTTTCAGCAAGACATCagtgttgttgtctttttttatatagacgtagtcgtacaacgctcagtacgaacaagtggcccatatgacaccaggcccgggcctgttacgaatgaccctaagtaacgttaatgttacaacctctacccactccgacctaagggcataggcgtattacatatataaacataaattaaactaaagaaatagaaaatattaaatgtaatgagataataggttacatataaaaagaaaacaggataggtttaaataaagatgattacaactaattacgagcgaatgacaagatcgcagtttttatacccggaagcgatgtttcggaaccgataacgtgccaaagtctgttgtagtcactacatagtatacgaaaaggttcatgcagagaatagttagttgtgcaagtgggaagtataagcggtgtgaaattgcgggtccttctagatggaacagaaatgttaatttggctcaacagctcggaagagtcaatctcaccattcaaaagtttgtaaaaaaaagttacaccaagcattgttctacgattagttaaagaaggaaggttaattaactgaagtcgactagaataagatggaagttgtacagttggatcccagcgcaaatcacgaagggcaaagagtaaaaactgtttttgtacagattctaatttgttttgataaaactcatattgaggagaccaaacacaagattcatattctaatatggggcggactaaagaagtaaaaagtattttggtagtatatggatccttgaactccttcgaccagcgctttataaagccaaga
This genomic interval from Drosophila willistoni isolate 14030-0811.24 unplaced genomic scaffold, UCI_dwil_1.1 Seg539, whole genome shotgun sequence contains the following:
- the LOC124461593 gene encoding E3 SUMO-protein ligase ZBED1-like, producing MDRFLQMGKRRNSKETCDCSSSESEKSSAVTTSSHKLKKKTKISDVWNYFKRSDDKKFAKCLNCEKEYKTSGNTSNLRDHLKRFHPSLRDDERNSANYGDQGDSILSTSSSCRSSMRSLDSYIKNSVLYDSNSSRKKNIDKTLAEMVALDVQPYSIVEDRGFIKYSKILDARYKLPSRRHLQSVLMMDLFKETSAKLSTILEEVSSVAVACDIWSSRANISFLTVTSHFIHEFTLKTASLATRKLLDATNHAAQNIANTLQEVLNSWGLFDKTECIVTDNASSMIKACELLKIRNIPCFAHTLNLVVQDGLNFDDDEKTMAIISKCKAIVKLFKKKHYC